A genomic region of Aeropyrum pernix K1 contains the following coding sequences:
- a CDS encoding cob(I)yrinic acid a,c-diamide adenosyltransferase: MKALINIEIIVDYLGVLKVGSLYTRTGDSGETWCFALGEGRKPVRVPKDHPLIEFLGTLDEANSLIGLARSFLSGEGLEGSIDNDLKWMQRLLFNIGFTFSSTEPRVGEEDLKKLESMADSYYGEPLRRFVLPAGSSKVAAIHAARAAVRRAERRLVTAMRSGVSVDPLILRIVNRASDALFAMAVALARAEGSLEEV; encoded by the coding sequence TTGAAAGCACTAATCAATATTGAGATTATAGTGGACTATTTGGGGGTTTTGAAGGTGGGCAGCCTCTACACTAGAACGGGGGATTCAGGAGAGACATGGTGCTTCGCCCTGGGGGAGGGAAGGAAGCCTGTTAGGGTACCAAAGGATCACCCGCTCATAGAATTCCTTGGGACTCTAGACGAGGCGAACAGCCTCATAGGCCTGGCCAGGAGCTTCCTATCCGGAGAGGGGTTAGAAGGTAGCATTGACAACGACTTAAAATGGATGCAAAGACTCCTGTTCAACATTGGCTTCACCTTCTCATCAACAGAGCCCAGGGTCGGAGAGGAGGATCTCAAAAAGCTTGAAAGTATGGCAGACAGTTACTACGGTGAACCCCTGCGCAGGTTCGTCCTGCCAGCTGGAAGTTCCAAGGTCGCAGCGATTCATGCGGCGAGAGCAGCTGTCAGGCGGGCGGAGCGAAGGCTTGTTACTGCGATGAGGAGCGGCGTTTCTGTGGACCCCCTCATATTGAGGATAGTCAACAGGGCAAGCGATGCTCTCTTCGCTATGGCTGTAGCGCTAGCTAGGGCTGAGGGCAGTTTAGAGGAGGTTTAG
- a CDS encoding helix-turn-helix domain-containing protein, with the protein MEEGLLFVHMLGKETRRKIIAILLSTRTYRELASELGVTPAAIAKYISGATHPSDKTVAKALEIASREEKEEIAIAISEDLAESIRSLVNWIIEERLPGRLLAEALEESVARMRLAGVRRSARLANP; encoded by the coding sequence TTGGAAGAGGGTCTGCTGTTCGTCCACATGCTTGGTAAGGAGACGAGGAGGAAGATAATAGCGATACTACTCTCTACCAGGACATACCGCGAGCTGGCCAGCGAACTCGGGGTAACTCCAGCGGCTATAGCGAAATACATCTCCGGGGCCACCCACCCTAGCGACAAGACCGTGGCAAAGGCCCTGGAAATTGCGTCTAGAGAGGAGAAGGAGGAGATAGCTATAGCTATATCAGAGGACCTCGCGGAGAGTATTAGGAGCCTAGTAAACTGGATAATCGAGGAGAGACTCCCGGGAAGACTTCTGGCGGAAGCGCTGGAGGAGAGTGTAGCGAGAATGAGGCTGGCGGGAGTTAGGAGAAGCGCCCGCCTAGCCAACCCCTAG
- a CDS encoding PLP-dependent aminotransferase family protein has protein sequence MVDYDRLFSEITRRFRASDVRELLKLTEGKRVISFAGGLPDPRVFPAEELADIARNVVSELGDKALQYSPTPGVSIFRERALSFLERMGLKTSDRQLLVTTGSQEALFLTALSTLSPGDVVIMEEPGYLAAINVFKALGARIVPVPVDDKGLNTGVLAETLDRLDAEGVKPKLVYTNPTCNNPNGTTMPLDRRRELLQLASNYDMLVIEDDPYSHIAFEKTGEEVPLQALDSEGRVVYVTTFSKILAPGLRLGLTLAPSEVTARIELLKQIVDLHTSTLDQYIAAEALERGIVDKVISRAVSIYRRKRDIMIESLEENMSGVATWTKPIGGFFIFLRINGPVDMRALMPKAVERGVAYVPGDAFHVTPGAGRNTARLSYSFNTEEEIPEGISILSKLVKEVLS, from the coding sequence ATGGTAGATTACGACAGGCTTTTCTCAGAGATTACAAGGCGTTTCAGAGCGTCTGACGTGAGAGAGCTTCTCAAGCTTACTGAGGGCAAGAGAGTCATAAGCTTCGCAGGTGGACTTCCCGACCCCAGGGTTTTCCCAGCTGAGGAGCTGGCTGATATAGCTAGGAATGTTGTCTCCGAGCTTGGCGATAAGGCTCTCCAGTACAGCCCTACACCGGGAGTCTCCATCTTTAGGGAGAGGGCTCTCTCGTTTCTTGAGCGTATGGGCTTGAAGACTAGTGATAGGCAGCTACTGGTTACTACTGGGAGCCAGGAGGCCCTCTTCCTGACAGCCCTGTCCACTCTGTCTCCGGGCGACGTGGTCATTATGGAGGAGCCCGGCTATCTGGCCGCTATAAACGTGTTCAAAGCACTTGGAGCTAGGATAGTTCCAGTACCAGTAGACGATAAGGGCCTCAACACGGGCGTGCTGGCTGAAACTCTTGACAGGCTAGATGCTGAGGGGGTTAAGCCGAAGCTTGTCTACACTAACCCTACATGCAACAATCCTAACGGCACTACAATGCCGCTTGATAGGAGGCGGGAACTGCTTCAGCTGGCCTCAAACTATGACATGCTGGTGATAGAGGATGACCCCTATAGCCACATAGCCTTCGAGAAGACGGGCGAAGAGGTGCCTCTACAGGCGCTCGACTCTGAAGGTAGGGTTGTCTATGTGACAACCTTCAGCAAAATACTGGCACCGGGCCTGAGGCTTGGCCTAACCCTTGCCCCGTCTGAGGTCACGGCTAGGATAGAGCTTCTGAAGCAGATAGTAGATCTTCACACGAGCACTCTCGACCAGTATATAGCGGCGGAGGCTCTTGAGAGGGGGATTGTGGATAAGGTGATCTCGAGGGCCGTATCTATCTACCGCAGGAAGAGAGATATCATGATCGAGTCTCTCGAGGAGAACATGAGCGGAGTGGCGACGTGGACGAAGCCTATTGGAGGGTTCTTCATATTCCTCAGGATAAACGGGCCTGTGGACATGCGGGCTTTAATGCCAAAAGCCGTGGAGAGGGGTGTGGCATACGTGCCTGGCGACGCGTTTCACGTGACGCCTGGTGCGGGCAGGAATACTGCTAGGCTCAGCTACAGCTTCAACACTGAGGAGGAGATACCGGAGGGGATATCTATACTCTCAAAGCTGGTTAAAGAGGTGTTAAGCTAG
- a CDS encoding type II glyceraldehyde-3-phosphate dehydrogenase, which translates to MSVVKVGVNGFGTIGRRVALAITLQKDMKLVGVVKRTPDYAALYAASRGIPIYTPTAKEAEEFEKRGIKVGGTLRELLARVDVVVDATPEGQGAKNKPLYREAGVKQVYQGGEKPEVAEASFSTLCNYEESKGRGSLRVVSCNTTGLLRLICTLNREFGVESVRAVLVRRGADPKEVKKGPIDSIVLNPPTLPSHHAVDVRTVLPWLDIKTAAVAVPTTFMHMHHVTLKLAKPVEKREVLETLASAPRIMLVSSGDTGIKSTSQLVDAARLSRMGYDIPELVVFEESVAVDGREVMLFQAVHQESIVVPENIDAIRAVASSPLTLDETLKATDGSLGLRKTLW; encoded by the coding sequence ATGTCTGTAGTTAAAGTCGGTGTGAACGGTTTCGGCACTATAGGCAGGAGGGTGGCCCTCGCAATAACACTTCAAAAGGACATGAAGCTTGTGGGCGTTGTTAAGAGGACCCCGGACTATGCCGCCCTCTACGCCGCGTCCAGGGGGATACCGATTTACACACCTACTGCTAAGGAAGCAGAGGAGTTTGAGAAACGCGGCATAAAGGTGGGAGGCACCCTCAGAGAGCTCCTCGCCCGGGTTGACGTTGTCGTCGACGCCACGCCGGAGGGCCAGGGAGCGAAGAACAAGCCCCTCTACAGGGAGGCGGGTGTTAAGCAGGTATACCAGGGCGGGGAGAAGCCTGAGGTTGCCGAGGCCAGCTTCAGCACCCTCTGCAACTACGAGGAGAGCAAGGGAAGGGGGAGCCTTCGGGTCGTGTCATGCAATACCACCGGCCTTCTAAGGCTTATATGCACCCTGAACAGGGAGTTCGGGGTCGAGAGTGTCAGGGCCGTTCTCGTGAGGAGGGGAGCAGATCCTAAGGAGGTTAAGAAGGGGCCTATAGACTCTATTGTTCTTAACCCACCGACCCTCCCCAGCCACCACGCTGTAGACGTAAGAACAGTGCTACCCTGGCTTGACATAAAAACTGCCGCCGTAGCAGTGCCAACAACGTTCATGCATATGCACCACGTTACCCTGAAATTGGCAAAGCCTGTTGAAAAGAGGGAGGTGCTTGAAACCCTGGCATCCGCCCCCCGTATAATGCTAGTTAGCAGTGGTGACACTGGTATAAAGTCGACGTCGCAGCTCGTAGACGCAGCTAGGTTATCGAGGATGGGCTATGATATACCCGAGCTCGTAGTGTTTGAGGAGAGCGTTGCTGTGGATGGGAGGGAAGTTATGTTGTTCCAGGCGGTACACCAGGAGTCTATCGTCGTGCCGGAAAATATAGATGCCATAAGGGCTGTTGCCTCGTCCCCTCTAACCCTGGACGAAACCTTGAAGGCCACTGACGGGAGCCTGGGCCTCAGGAAAACCCTGTGGTAG
- a CDS encoding phosphoglycerate kinase, with protein sequence MPLEYMGGRLATLDDVDVRGKKVIVRFDLNSPVGNGGEILDDSRIAEAAGTLRELCDRGAAVVALSHQGRPLESDFVSLERHASLLSRYSGVEVRFVMDVIGPEALRTVASLRPGEAVLLDNTRIISEDFIEAEGTVHARGIMVTRLSKLANMYVNEAFSASHRSQASIVGFPYVLPSAGGRVLEKEIRSLNRAVSSGERPKVVVLGGAKLKDAVRIVDYLSSSGVADEVLTTGLVGLLFLYARGYRLPRDVTKLLEKKGGEEAIAKARRIVEEGRRVRTPIDFVVEVGDKIYIKPADELTEGVPKDIGPSTVEYFRAKMRGARVIVMRGPAGVIEDPRFRRGTVELVKAALSSGAYTVFGGGHFRAILRDLPEHLSSKVGHLSTGGGALLYYLSGRPLPGVKALVDSARIFNLV encoded by the coding sequence TTGCCTTTAGAGTATATGGGGGGCAGGCTCGCTACTCTGGACGACGTTGATGTTAGGGGTAAGAAGGTTATAGTCCGTTTCGACCTTAATAGCCCTGTAGGTAATGGAGGCGAAATACTGGACGACTCCCGTATAGCTGAGGCTGCAGGAACCCTAAGGGAACTCTGCGATAGGGGTGCAGCGGTGGTCGCTCTCAGCCACCAGGGCAGGCCTCTTGAAAGCGATTTCGTCAGCCTGGAGAGACATGCATCATTACTGTCAAGATATTCGGGCGTTGAAGTGAGATTTGTGATGGATGTAATTGGGCCTGAGGCTCTAAGGACAGTTGCATCGCTGAGACCGGGAGAGGCAGTGCTGCTTGACAATACTAGGATAATTAGCGAGGACTTTATTGAGGCTGAGGGCACTGTCCATGCTAGAGGTATTATGGTCACCAGGCTCTCCAAGCTAGCTAACATGTATGTTAACGAGGCTTTCTCCGCTTCTCACAGGAGCCAGGCAAGCATTGTCGGCTTTCCCTACGTCCTCCCCTCTGCGGGCGGGCGAGTCTTGGAGAAGGAGATCCGCTCGCTAAACCGAGCAGTATCCTCGGGTGAGAGACCCAAGGTCGTCGTGCTGGGGGGCGCGAAGCTGAAGGATGCCGTCAGGATAGTGGACTACCTATCCTCATCTGGAGTTGCAGACGAAGTGCTGACCACGGGCCTCGTTGGCCTCCTCTTCCTCTATGCCCGTGGCTACAGGCTTCCGAGAGACGTGACAAAGCTCCTGGAAAAGAAGGGGGGTGAGGAGGCTATAGCGAAGGCTAGGAGAATCGTTGAGGAGGGGAGAAGGGTTAGGACCCCTATAGACTTCGTTGTGGAGGTTGGCGATAAGATCTACATAAAGCCTGCGGACGAGCTGACAGAGGGTGTGCCAAAGGACATAGGGCCGTCGACGGTAGAGTATTTTAGAGCGAAGATGAGGGGTGCCAGGGTAATAGTGATGAGGGGTCCTGCCGGGGTTATAGAGGACCCCAGGTTCAGGAGGGGCACTGTCGAGCTGGTCAAGGCCGCCCTGTCTTCAGGCGCCTACACTGTATTCGGGGGCGGGCATTTCAGGGCTATACTTAGAGATCTCCCCGAACATCTTAGTAGTAAGGTGGGCCACTTGAGCACCGGGGGCGGGGCACTCTTGTATTATCTGTCGGGACGGCCCCTCCCCGGGGTTAAAGCCTTAGTAGACTCGGCGAGGATATTTAATCTGGTTTAG
- a CDS encoding MBL fold metallo-hydrolase, which produces MPVTVEWCYHAYILLKAGDVLMAIDPHDGGSLGLPTCRVDADYILVTHDHFDHNAVEVARGKRTKEVLKRFYGSKNLGPFTVTGVKVYHDKAGGTLRGEVAAYRVEVEGLSLVHLGDIGHVITSSSHPELSRPDVLFVPVGGTFTVNAAEAWKIVENLRPRIAVPIHYWMPGSHLPIDPLDRFLQVARAGRQPIEGRVLELSPEKLPEKTTIYYFKVQS; this is translated from the coding sequence TTGCCCGTCACGGTAGAGTGGTGCTATCACGCTTATATCCTCCTTAAAGCCGGTGATGTTTTGATGGCCATAGATCCTCATGACGGGGGCAGCCTCGGGCTTCCCACTTGTAGGGTTGATGCTGACTATATTCTGGTTACGCACGACCATTTCGACCACAACGCCGTAGAGGTGGCCAGGGGTAAAAGGACTAAGGAGGTCCTCAAGAGATTTTACGGTTCGAAGAACCTCGGGCCCTTCACCGTTACTGGTGTAAAAGTTTATCACGACAAGGCTGGCGGGACTTTGAGGGGAGAGGTGGCGGCCTACAGGGTCGAGGTTGAGGGCTTGTCCCTCGTACACCTGGGCGACATAGGCCACGTTATAACATCGAGCAGCCATCCGGAGCTGTCGAGACCTGACGTTCTATTCGTGCCTGTTGGAGGCACGTTTACCGTTAACGCCGCGGAAGCCTGGAAAATAGTGGAGAACCTCAGGCCCAGGATAGCCGTGCCCATCCACTATTGGATGCCGGGAAGCCACCTACCAATAGACCCCCTGGACAGGTTCCTGCAGGTAGCCAGGGCGGGGAGGCAGCCCATTGAGGGTAGGGTTCTAGAGCTCTCACCCGAGAAGCTGCCGGAGAAGACTACGATATACTATTTCAAGGTTCAATCCTAG
- a CDS encoding molybdopterin molybdotransferase MoeA has protein sequence MNPNALLGVEEARKRIEFLKLDYRLHTEIIPSSQSVGRILAEDLESPNDTPEEPLAAMDGYAVDSTSAKPGARLRLKDRGPVASGEAVPVDTGDPLPPGADAVVRREAARVEDGYIYVSAGVSKWENVFRPGEFVARGSRLASRGDVISPYLAALIMQAGVKSVKVYRIKSIVMPVGSELLHPETMTGDGSLDYIGPMVTGLLRGWSEPRLVPPVPDGREELEEAINRALDEADILVTIGGSSVGRRDSLKALVASMGQLVVPGFGASVVKRGGLAVVRNRIVTMLPGGCVSAAISLHETLFRALKALTGKPLLRSLTLPLVRDYRLGRRMPSAVLFKIVDGGLQPLEWGIALCRELAKADAYAILTPGVYSKGSPVNVNMLRKPV, from the coding sequence GTGAACCCTAACGCGTTACTTGGTGTGGAGGAGGCGAGGAAGAGGATAGAGTTTCTGAAGCTGGATTACCGCCTACACACTGAGATAATCCCCTCCAGCCAGTCTGTGGGCAGGATCCTGGCTGAGGACCTCGAGAGCCCTAATGACACCCCTGAAGAACCCCTCGCAGCTATGGATGGATACGCTGTAGACTCCACCAGCGCCAAGCCGGGTGCGAGGCTGCGCCTCAAAGATCGGGGTCCAGTAGCTTCTGGTGAAGCTGTGCCAGTGGATACCGGAGACCCCCTACCACCGGGTGCTGATGCGGTGGTCAGGAGGGAGGCCGCCCGCGTTGAAGACGGCTATATATACGTTTCGGCGGGGGTCTCTAAGTGGGAAAACGTCTTCAGGCCCGGAGAGTTCGTAGCCAGAGGCTCCCGCCTCGCGTCACGCGGAGATGTGATATCGCCCTACCTAGCGGCCCTCATAATGCAGGCGGGTGTTAAAAGTGTGAAGGTGTACAGGATAAAAAGCATTGTGATGCCCGTAGGCTCCGAGCTCCTGCATCCGGAGACGATGACTGGTGATGGAAGTCTAGACTATATTGGCCCTATGGTGACCGGCCTCCTTAGGGGCTGGTCGGAGCCGAGGCTCGTACCCCCTGTTCCCGACGGGCGGGAGGAGCTTGAAGAGGCTATAAACCGGGCTCTGGACGAAGCCGACATTCTCGTAACCATCGGAGGAAGCAGTGTTGGCAGGAGAGACTCTCTGAAGGCTCTCGTGGCGAGCATGGGCCAGCTAGTGGTGCCGGGCTTTGGCGCCAGCGTTGTGAAGCGAGGAGGACTAGCCGTGGTGAGGAACAGGATAGTGACTATGCTTCCAGGCGGCTGCGTGAGCGCAGCTATATCGCTACATGAAACCCTTTTCAGGGCCCTCAAAGCTCTTACCGGCAAGCCTCTGCTGAGGAGCCTGACCTTGCCTTTAGTCCGGGACTACAGGCTAGGTAGAAGAATGCCTTCGGCCGTCCTCTTCAAAATAGTGGATGGGGGGCTTCAGCCTCTCGAGTGGGGTATTGCCCTATGCAGGGAGCTGGCTAAGGCTGACGCCTACGCTATCCTCACCCCCGGTGTCTACAGCAAGGGCTCTCCGGTGAATGTCAACATGCTGAGGAAGCCCGTCTAG
- the mobB gene encoding molybdopterin-guanine dinucleotide biosynthesis protein B — MPCIVQIVGPSGSGKTSLIVSVVRQLSGRGIKVAVVKHTHHDIDTPGKDSWRFLEEAGASYAAVVKGRGERVAVFTRDTGLHAVLEDLARKVDIIVVEGFKNLRLGGLKIDLSTKRPGRIEESIIEFVEECLKEGVGSEP, encoded by the coding sequence GTGCCGTGTATAGTCCAGATTGTTGGACCCAGTGGCTCTGGAAAGACTAGCCTGATAGTAAGTGTAGTGAGGCAGTTAAGCGGAAGGGGAATTAAAGTTGCTGTTGTCAAGCATACACACCACGATATTGACACTCCCGGTAAAGACTCGTGGAGGTTCCTTGAGGAGGCTGGCGCCAGCTATGCTGCAGTGGTCAAAGGCCGCGGTGAGAGGGTGGCCGTGTTCACCAGGGACACTGGCCTCCATGCTGTTCTGGAAGATCTCGCTCGAAAAGTAGATATTATAGTCGTCGAGGGGTTCAAGAATCTGAGACTAGGCGGCCTGAAAATAGACTTGTCAACCAAGAGGCCCGGCCGTATTGAGGAATCTATTATCGAGTTTGTGGAGGAATGTTTAAAGGAGGGCGTGGGAAGTGAACCCTAA
- a CDS encoding molybdenum cofactor guanylyltransferase, with protein sequence MNPIPADVAAVVLAGGVGRRFGRPKALAMMDGISLVERAVEALSSGPADVYVSVSPALERPVARLVGSRRVIVDLVEQAPCEGPLRAFLTAASTLVSYSNLVFMPVDAPWASWRDLEPIYNASKAIGSGASYFSGEGIVHPLFLAARRKSLLTAAWTACWGRAEKRASAILRSLDPLILLGSSETRSPLALATVNTPQDLWRPSRVPAPAEGYILLEGHSILYKISSTMNSYYSALALEAEYKLYRRLGLLRLASHVLKDAAALNVSTSLIQQESMAGGLG encoded by the coding sequence GTGAATCCTATCCCCGCAGACGTTGCTGCAGTGGTCTTAGCAGGGGGGGTTGGGAGGCGTTTCGGGAGGCCGAAGGCTCTCGCCATGATGGATGGTATTAGCCTTGTTGAAAGGGCGGTGGAGGCCCTCTCCAGCGGGCCTGCAGACGTCTATGTCTCTGTTTCCCCGGCGCTTGAGCGGCCTGTGGCTAGGCTTGTTGGGAGTAGAAGAGTCATAGTGGACCTAGTTGAGCAGGCCCCCTGCGAGGGGCCTCTAAGAGCGTTCCTCACAGCTGCTTCAACGTTGGTTAGCTACAGTAATCTAGTCTTCATGCCTGTTGACGCCCCATGGGCCTCTTGGAGGGATCTAGAGCCGATATACAACGCCTCCAAAGCCATAGGTTCGGGGGCATCATACTTCTCGGGCGAGGGTATTGTGCATCCACTCTTCCTCGCAGCCCGCAGGAAAAGCTTGCTTACCGCCGCCTGGACAGCCTGTTGGGGTAGGGCCGAGAAGAGGGCGTCTGCTATACTAAGGAGCCTGGACCCCCTAATCCTCCTAGGCTCCTCTGAAACACGCAGTCCACTTGCACTGGCAACTGTTAACACCCCCCAGGACCTCTGGAGGCCTTCTAGAGTCCCCGCTCCGGCGGAGGGATACATACTCCTTGAGGGCCACTCCATACTCTACAAAATATCTTCTACAATGAACAGCTACTATTCGGCGTTGGCATTGGAAGCCGAGTACAAGCTATATCGCCGACTTGGGCTGCTCAGACTTGCTTCCCACGTGCTTAAGGATGCTGCCGCGCTCAACGTCTCCACTAGCCTCATACAGCAGGAGTCTATGGCTGGAGGCTTGGGCTAA
- a CDS encoding 50S ribosomal protein L38e: MPVELKSFDEFVKVVERAVECRVKRGKDVVKIKARTKRYLYTLKVPPEKEAEVLEQVKAKCKNLVEL; this comes from the coding sequence GTGCCGGTTGAGTTGAAGAGTTTCGACGAGTTCGTGAAAGTCGTTGAGAGGGCTGTCGAGTGCCGCGTCAAGAGAGGGAAGGATGTGGTAAAGATCAAAGCGAGGACAAAGAGGTATCTCTACACTCTAAAGGTTCCCCCGGAGAAGGAGGCCGAGGTCCTGGAGCAGGTTAAGGCGAAGTGCAAGAACCTCGTGGAACTCTAG
- a CDS encoding MBL fold metallo-hydrolase, with translation MARIRILGSGREVGRAAILVESGGRGLLLDYGVNFDENDRPVFPGDVRPRDLDGLVLTHSHLDHIGAAPYLYVSQGPKVFGTRVTLHVSRLLLYDMIKLNGAYLPYDERSVEDMLGTAEYIDYGREYEAGRFAFKTFYSGHIPGSTAVLVEVDGRRILYTSDVNVIETKLVGPARLEGAKADVVIVESTYGDSDHPPRSVSEERFYNAVMDVVSQGGTVLVPAFSVSRGQEIAMILAERGFEYPVWLDGMIRQVAEIYAANPRFILNPGLLMKVMSEFRIVSGWQDRRRAFKKPGVIIASAGMLKGGPSLYYARKMATNKKNGIFMVSYQAPGTPGRMILEEGVFGEERIPVLARVEWFDFSSHIDQSGIIKLLRSVNGVEKVVLVHGDPKAQEALKTRIREELGIREVETPGNMDVLEV, from the coding sequence ATGGCGAGGATTAGGATTTTAGGTAGCGGTAGGGAGGTTGGCAGGGCTGCTATACTGGTGGAGAGCGGAGGCAGGGGCCTCCTCTTAGACTATGGTGTGAACTTCGACGAGAACGATAGGCCTGTGTTCCCGGGTGACGTGAGGCCTAGGGATCTGGATGGGCTTGTGCTGACTCATAGCCATTTGGACCACATCGGCGCTGCCCCTTACCTCTATGTATCGCAGGGGCCGAAGGTATTTGGGACTAGGGTTACCCTTCACGTTTCCCGTCTCCTGCTGTACGACATGATAAAGCTCAACGGGGCCTATCTACCTTACGATGAGAGAAGTGTCGAGGACATGCTGGGAACGGCCGAGTATATAGACTATGGACGAGAGTACGAGGCTGGCCGGTTCGCCTTCAAGACGTTCTACTCGGGGCACATACCGGGAAGTACAGCCGTCCTCGTGGAGGTTGACGGCAGGAGGATCCTTTACACGAGCGATGTCAACGTGATCGAGACCAAGCTTGTGGGGCCGGCCAGGCTAGAGGGCGCTAAGGCCGACGTAGTCATAGTCGAGTCTACATACGGAGACAGCGATCACCCCCCCAGGAGTGTCTCGGAGGAGAGGTTCTACAACGCAGTCATGGATGTGGTCTCCCAGGGGGGAACGGTGCTTGTACCCGCGTTCAGTGTTTCCCGCGGCCAGGAGATAGCCATGATACTGGCCGAGAGGGGGTTTGAGTATCCTGTTTGGCTCGACGGGATGATTAGGCAGGTGGCCGAGATATACGCCGCCAACCCGCGTTTCATATTAAACCCGGGGCTTTTGATGAAGGTTATGAGCGAGTTCCGCATTGTGTCTGGCTGGCAAGACAGGAGGAGGGCGTTCAAAAAGCCGGGAGTCATAATAGCCAGCGCTGGCATGCTAAAGGGCGGGCCCAGCCTCTACTATGCCAGGAAAATGGCTACTAACAAGAAGAACGGAATTTTCATGGTGAGCTACCAGGCACCCGGAACACCGGGCAGGATGATACTCGAGGAGGGTGTTTTCGGCGAGGAGAGGATACCGGTGCTGGCTAGGGTTGAGTGGTTCGACTTCTCCAGCCATATAGATCAGAGCGGCATTATAAAACTCCTCAGGAGTGTAAATGGGGTTGAGAAGGTTGTGCTCGTCCACGGAGACCCCAAGGCTCAGGAGGCCCTGAAGACGAGGATTAGGGAGGAGTTGGGTATTAGAGAGGTGGAGACCCCCGGCAACATGGACGTTCTCGAGGTCTAG
- a CDS encoding DUF167 domain-containing protein, translating to MPVNVDRLKDAVEVLGNRVRIRVYVKPEGRERRLRLEEGELVFYTDEPPLEGRANASLINFLARGLKVSVKNIEIVHGARSRSKVVEIRDVADPDALLERLASIVDEG from the coding sequence GTGCCTGTGAATGTAGATAGGCTGAAGGACGCAGTTGAGGTGCTTGGAAACAGGGTAAGGATTAGGGTTTACGTTAAGCCGGAGGGTAGGGAGAGGAGGCTGAGGCTGGAGGAGGGGGAGCTGGTGTTCTATACAGACGAGCCCCCGCTTGAGGGGAGGGCTAACGCTAGTCTCATCAACTTCCTGGCGAGGGGGCTGAAGGTTAGTGTAAAGAACATTGAGATAGTCCACGGTGCTAGGAGTAGGAGTAAGGTTGTAGAGATTAGGGACGTCGCCGATCCAGATGCTTTGTTGGAGAGGCTTGCATCCATTGTTGATGAGGGTTAG
- a CDS encoding sulfite exporter TauE/SafE family protein → MTLAPLDLSLADMALRILMGVAAAALASLSGVGGGVFFVPIFLFIVGLPPNIAVGSSKVVVAIVSIVSGLTYLRQGTTRLSRAAPLMVSMIPGAALGAYLVAYIDPRLLEVILGLFITYYSLRLLLVTARKALAREAKPVEEEGSRGPRPGGRYLMLATGVAAGLFAGLTGTGGGAILVPMLTLLRIAKLKEAVAISMLSISLGAVVSAAIHVWTGVVDFGGAAPFALGALIGSILGPMAASRLSTDALRPIVALVLLLVALRLLF, encoded by the coding sequence TTGACGCTGGCGCCGCTAGATCTTTCACTAGCCGATATGGCTTTGAGGATCTTGATGGGGGTGGCTGCCGCCGCCCTAGCCTCTCTTAGCGGGGTGGGTGGAGGGGTCTTCTTCGTCCCCATATTCCTCTTCATAGTGGGCCTCCCCCCGAACATAGCTGTGGGTAGCAGTAAGGTGGTTGTGGCCATAGTCTCCATAGTTAGCGGTCTAACGTATCTCAGGCAGGGAACTACGAGGCTCTCGAGGGCAGCGCCCCTAATGGTCTCGATGATACCTGGAGCCGCCCTCGGCGCCTATCTCGTAGCCTATATTGATCCCAGGCTGCTCGAGGTTATACTAGGCCTTTTCATCACATACTACAGCCTTAGACTGCTGTTAGTAACAGCTAGAAAGGCGTTGGCGAGAGAGGCTAAGCCGGTGGAAGAGGAGGGATCGCGGGGTCCGAGACCGGGGGGCCGCTATCTAATGCTTGCCACCGGCGTTGCGGCGGGGCTGTTCGCGGGCCTCACAGGAACAGGAGGCGGTGCCATACTAGTTCCCATGCTTACACTACTAAGGATAGCAAAGTTGAAGGAGGCTGTAGCCATAAGCATGCTTAGCATAAGCCTGGGTGCGGTGGTATCCGCCGCGATACACGTGTGGACGGGAGTGGTAGACTTTGGGGGTGCAGCCCCATTCGCCTTGGGAGCCCTGATCGGGAGTATCCTAGGGCCCATGGCTGCGAGCAGGCTAAGCACGGATGCGCTTCGCCCTATTGTGGCGCTCGTGCTTCTTCTAGTAGCTCTCCGGCTACTCTTCTAG